From one Macellibacteroides fermentans genomic stretch:
- a CDS encoding DeoR/GlpR family DNA-binding transcription regulator → MISIAERHKYILDTLAKDGFVKVADIAKALEVTTVTVRKDLKYLEEKHLLYRTHGSASPINPLASDLNVVEKEKMKKDEKKRIALAACNLIEENDSIIIASGSTVYTFAENITPGKHLTVVTASLKVSLLLNDIADVDIIQLGGTVRKNSASVIGDYTNRFFTDITCSKLFLGVDGIDPETGITNSNIEEAQLNKRMMDASLRTIILADSSKFGKRGFGRICSLDRVDVIITDAGIPASMAKIIEEAGIELIIA, encoded by the coding sequence ATGATAAGCATTGCAGAAAGACATAAGTACATCCTCGACACGCTGGCGAAGGATGGATTCGTGAAGGTAGCTGATATTGCCAAGGCACTGGAAGTAACCACTGTAACAGTACGGAAAGATTTAAAATACCTGGAAGAAAAGCATCTGTTGTATCGTACGCACGGGAGTGCCAGTCCGATAAACCCTCTTGCATCCGACCTGAATGTAGTTGAAAAAGAAAAGATGAAAAAGGATGAAAAGAAAAGGATAGCACTGGCGGCCTGTAATCTGATAGAGGAAAACGACTCCATCATCATCGCTTCGGGGTCTACCGTTTATACCTTTGCAGAAAACATCACTCCGGGCAAGCACCTTACTGTTGTAACTGCCTCACTTAAGGTTTCGTTACTGCTGAATGATATTGCTGATGTGGACATCATTCAATTGGGTGGAACCGTGCGCAAAAACTCGGCATCTGTTATTGGCGATTATACCAACCGGTTCTTTACGGACATAACCTGTTCTAAATTATTTCTGGGTGTGGACGGTATCGATCCTGAAACCGGTATCACCAATTCAAATATTGAAGAGGCTCAGTTGAACAAGCGTATGATGGATGCTTCGTTAAGAACCATCATCCTGGCCGACTCGTCAAAGTTTGGTAAAAGAGGTTTCGGACGGATATGCAGTCTGGACCGCGTAGACGTAATCATTACAGATGCAGGCATCCCGGCTTCAATGGCAAAAATCATTGAAGAGGCGGGTATCGAACTGATAATTGCCTGA
- a CDS encoding 3-keto-disaccharide hydrolase, which yields MKKYNLTAVMLLFTLALCAQTPQWESLFNGKNLKGWEKLNGTAEYKVANGEITGISKMGTPNTFLATKKTYADFILEFEFKVADGLNSGVQFRSNSLKEYMNGRVHGYQFEIDPSSRAWTGGIYDEARRGWLYPLTEYPSAQKAFKSGEWNKARIEAIGNSIRTWVNGVPCANLLDNTTDKGFIALQVHAIGNKDQEGKTISWRNIRICTSTPEAFATPQSQSAPQVNQIANTISDQEAKEGWKLLWDGKTTEGWRGARLTTFPSKGWVIDNGILKVMKSDGGESTNGGDIVTVKKYKNFILKVDFMITPGANSGIKYFVNTEINKGAGSSIGCEFQILDDQKHPDAKLGVKGNRTLGSLYDLIPADSTKPFRPGFFNTAMVVVKGNKIEHWLNGVKIVEYERGNQMWRALVAYSKYRDWENFGDWEEGNILLQDHGDEVLYKNVKIKELP from the coding sequence ATGAAAAAATATAATCTGACAGCTGTGATGCTGTTGTTTACTTTAGCCTTGTGCGCCCAAACTCCTCAGTGGGAATCTTTATTTAACGGGAAAAACCTGAAAGGATGGGAGAAGCTGAATGGAACTGCCGAGTATAAGGTTGCCAATGGTGAGATAACAGGTATCTCTAAAATGGGAACACCTAATACCTTTTTGGCCACTAAAAAAACGTATGCCGACTTTATCCTTGAATTCGAATTCAAAGTGGCGGACGGACTCAATTCCGGAGTCCAGTTCAGAAGTAACAGCCTGAAAGAATACATGAACGGTCGGGTTCATGGATATCAGTTTGAGATAGATCCGTCCTCGAGAGCATGGACTGGTGGTATTTACGATGAAGCCCGCAGAGGTTGGTTGTATCCGCTTACCGAATATCCTTCTGCCCAGAAAGCATTTAAGAGTGGAGAATGGAACAAAGCCCGGATCGAAGCGATCGGTAACTCCATCCGTACATGGGTGAATGGTGTTCCTTGCGCAAATTTATTGGATAACACCACTGATAAAGGATTTATCGCCTTGCAGGTACATGCTATCGGCAATAAAGACCAGGAGGGTAAAACAATCAGTTGGCGTAACATACGGATTTGTACCTCTACACCCGAAGCCTTTGCCACTCCTCAGTCACAATCGGCTCCTCAGGTAAACCAGATAGCCAATACGATTTCTGATCAGGAAGCGAAGGAGGGTTGGAAATTGTTATGGGATGGCAAAACTACTGAAGGTTGGAGAGGTGCCAGGCTTACTACTTTCCCTTCTAAAGGTTGGGTTATCGATAACGGTATTCTGAAAGTGATGAAAAGTGATGGCGGCGAATCTACCAACGGCGGTGATATTGTTACTGTAAAAAAATACAAGAACTTTATCCTGAAAGTCGATTTTATGATTACTCCCGGAGCCAATAGCGGAATCAAGTATTTTGTAAATACGGAAATCAATAAAGGAGCTGGATCATCTATCGGATGCGAATTTCAGATTCTGGATGACCAAAAGCACCCGGATGCTAAGTTAGGCGTAAAAGGAAACCGTACCCTTGGTTCGTTGTACGATCTTATCCCAGCAGATTCAACCAAACCATTCCGTCCCGGATTTTTCAATACGGCGATGGTGGTTGTTAAAGGTAATAAGATTGAACATTGGCTTAACGGTGTGAAAATAGTTGAATACGAACGCGGAAATCAGATGTGGCGTGCTTTAGTTGCCTATAGTAAGTACCGGGATTGGGAGAACTTCGGCGACTGGGAGGAAGGTAACATCCTTTTGCAGGACCATGGTGACGAGGTACTTTATAAGAATGTAAAAATTAAAGAGCTTCCCTAA